The Limnochorda sp. LNt genome includes a region encoding these proteins:
- the lexA gene encoding transcriptional repressor LexA — MRELTPRQRQILEYIKRTVQTRGYPPSVREIGEAVGLSSSSTVHGHLARLEEKGYIRRDPTKPRAIELLDERQVVRKEMINVPVLGRVPAGQPLLAVQNIEDFFPLPLDFTEYEDVFMLRVRGDSMKGAGILDGDYVVVRSQPSARNGEIVVALVDDEATVKRFYREEDHVRLQPENPRYKPILTQNVQILGKVIGVLRKVG, encoded by the coding sequence CTGCGGGAGCTGACGCCGCGACAACGGCAGATCCTGGAGTACATCAAGCGGACGGTCCAGACCCGGGGCTATCCCCCGTCGGTGCGCGAGATCGGTGAGGCGGTGGGGCTCAGCTCGAGCTCCACGGTGCACGGCCACCTGGCCCGGCTCGAGGAGAAGGGCTACATCCGCCGCGACCCCACCAAGCCCCGGGCCATCGAGCTGCTCGACGAGCGCCAGGTGGTGCGCAAGGAGATGATCAACGTCCCCGTGCTGGGGCGGGTCCCGGCCGGCCAGCCCTTGCTGGCCGTGCAGAACATCGAGGACTTCTTTCCCCTGCCGCTGGACTTCACGGAGTACGAGGACGTCTTCATGCTGCGCGTGCGCGGCGACAGCATGAAGGGCGCCGGCATCCTGGACGGCGACTACGTGGTCGTGCGTTCCCAGCCGTCGGCGCGCAACGGGGAGATCGTCGTGGCCCTCGTCGATGACGAGGCGACGGTCAAGCGGTTCTACCGGGAGGAGGACCACGTCCGCCTCCAGCCCGAAAACCCCCGCTACAAGCCCATCCTCACGCAGAACGTCCAGATCCTCGGAAAGGTCATCGGCGTCCTGCGCAAGGTGGGCTGA
- a CDS encoding tetratricopeptide repeat protein, with product MGAWRAHGEAAPSPGVDVAFWQGVLREGQAREDAEGGLLRAAAYVNLGRIMDALDEVDKLSALAYQDVARRLVPRYEAAVAASPDDRVALNCLVFGYYALEQMDAAIAVLRHLIAVDAANPWPRNLLAIALLTREQYGAARGVAQEALTLDPRNEYSHLILAYAYLHERDYLRFLSHYWQGRGAARELQRYLARQNARAYHREQTLAVRRAGDGAFG from the coding sequence GTGGGCGCCTGGCGTGCCCATGGCGAGGCGGCCCCCTCGCCGGGCGTCGACGTGGCCTTCTGGCAGGGCGTGTTGCGGGAGGGCCAGGCCCGGGAGGACGCCGAGGGAGGGCTCTTGCGTGCCGCGGCCTACGTCAACCTCGGTCGCATCATGGATGCCCTCGACGAGGTGGACAAGCTCTCGGCCCTGGCCTACCAGGACGTGGCGCGCCGGCTGGTGCCCCGCTACGAGGCGGCCGTGGCGGCGTCGCCCGACGACAGGGTCGCCCTCAACTGCCTGGTCTTCGGCTACTACGCCCTGGAGCAGATGGATGCGGCCATCGCCGTGCTGCGGCATCTGATCGCCGTCGACGCGGCCAATCCCTGGCCGCGCAATCTGCTGGCCATCGCCCTGCTGACCCGCGAGCAGTACGGAGCGGCCCGGGGGGTGGCCCAGGAGGCCCTCACGCTGGATCCCCGCAACGAGTACAGCCACCTGATCCTGGCCTACGCCTACCTGCACGAGCGCGACTACCTGCGCTTCCTCAGCCACTACTGGCAGGGCAGGGGAGCGGCGCGGGAGCTGCAGCGCTACCTGGCCCGGCAGAATGCCAGGGCCTACCATCGGGAGCAGACGTTGGCGGTCCGGCGCGCAGGGGATGGCGCATTCGGCTAA
- the surE gene encoding 5'/3'-nucleotidase SurE codes for MRRILLSNDDGIHAPGLQALAESLAELGEIVIVAPDRDRSGTGHAITVREDLHVERLQLAGRWQAYAVSGTPADCVKLGVLELCDSPPDLVVSGINAGANLGIDVFYSGTVAAAFEGTLLGIPALAISCITRKESPDFRLARAVAPLLADWLMGKDFGSPLLLNVNVPERARATGSEVLRWTRLGLRRRYRDDFAPGTEEPGWPQGDGREAGRRFRLVGDADDGDSDDPTTDAGAVEAGWVSVTPIHLDMTDYGWLGRLGVAPGEPVTGLAGLRVDGRPAS; via the coding sequence ATGCGACGGATCCTGTTGAGCAACGACGACGGCATCCATGCCCCGGGCCTGCAGGCCCTGGCGGAGTCGCTGGCGGAGCTGGGCGAGATCGTCATCGTCGCGCCCGACCGTGACCGCAGCGGGACCGGCCACGCCATCACGGTGAGAGAGGATCTGCACGTGGAGCGTCTCCAGCTGGCCGGCCGCTGGCAGGCCTACGCGGTCAGCGGCACCCCCGCCGACTGCGTCAAGCTCGGGGTGCTGGAGCTGTGCGATTCCCCGCCGGATCTGGTGGTCTCGGGCATCAACGCCGGGGCCAATCTGGGCATCGACGTCTTCTACTCCGGCACCGTAGCCGCGGCCTTCGAGGGCACACTGCTGGGCATCCCCGCCCTGGCCATCTCCTGCATCACCCGCAAGGAGTCACCGGACTTTCGGCTGGCGCGTGCCGTCGCGCCCCTGCTGGCCGATTGGCTGATGGGGAAGGACTTCGGCTCGCCCCTTCTGCTCAATGTCAACGTCCCGGAGCGGGCCAGGGCGACGGGGTCCGAGGTGCTGAGGTGGACCCGGCTGGGATTGCGCCGGCGCTACCGCGATGACTTCGCGCCGGGTACCGAAGAGCCGGGGTGGCCCCAGGGGGACGGGCGGGAGGCGGGGCGGCGCTTCCGGCTCGTGGGCGACGCGGACGATGGGGACAGCGACGATCCGACCACCGACGCCGGGGCCGTGGAGGCGGGCTGGGTCTCCGTCACCCCCATCCACCTCGACATGACCGACTACGGCTGGTTGGGGCGGCTGGGCGTGGCGCCGGGTGAGCCCGTCACGGGGCTGGCAGGGCTGAGGGTCGACGGGCGACCCGCCTCCTGA
- a CDS encoding MgtC/SapB family protein: MAISDVELFIRLALAALLGAVIGLERESHRRPAGFRTHTLVSMGSALVMLVSAYGLNRGADSVWPYDPTRIAAQVVSGIGFLGAGTILREGPTVRGLTTAASLWVVAGIGLAAGAGFYLGAVVATALAVVTLVWLSRVERQVLSSKESNLSLVVSDQPGQLGAIASVLGRHGVDIRGVEIAPQEGARAALLITVEVPPRADRSRVLADLSSLEGVFRASYESQG; this comes from the coding sequence GTGGCGATCTCCGACGTCGAGCTCTTCATCCGGCTGGCCCTGGCCGCGCTGCTGGGAGCGGTCATCGGCCTCGAGCGCGAGAGCCACCGGCGGCCGGCCGGCTTTCGGACGCATACCCTCGTCTCCATGGGTTCGGCCCTCGTCATGCTGGTCTCGGCGTACGGCCTCAACCGGGGGGCCGACAGCGTCTGGCCCTACGATCCGACCCGCATCGCCGCCCAGGTGGTCTCGGGCATCGGCTTCCTGGGGGCGGGGACCATCCTGCGGGAGGGCCCGACGGTGCGGGGGCTGACGACGGCGGCCAGCCTGTGGGTCGTGGCAGGCATCGGCCTGGCCGCGGGCGCGGGGTTTTACCTGGGCGCCGTCGTGGCCACTGCCCTGGCCGTGGTGACGCTGGTCTGGCTGAGTCGGGTGGAGCGCCAGGTGCTCTCGAGCAAGGAGAGCAACCTCTCGCTGGTGGTCTCGGACCAGCCCGGCCAGCTGGGGGCCATCGCCTCCGTCCTGGGCCGGCACGGTGTCGACATCCGGGGGGTCGAGATCGCACCCCAGGAGGGAGCCCGGGCCGCGCTGCTCATCACCGTCGAGGTGCCACCCCGGGCCGATCGCAGCCGGGTCCTTGCCGACCTCTCTTCGCTGGAAGGGGTCTTTCGCGCTTCCTACGAAAGTCAGGGTTGA
- a CDS encoding SIR2 family NAD-dependent protein deacylase translates to MATPLDDGAFEQAVDRLVEAMVEARHCVVLTGAGISTESGIPDFRSPGVGLWERLDPMEAMSAAAFWRDPVRFYRLAAETWLPPLWQARPNVAHRVLAELEREGLVRAVITQNIDGLHQRAGSRRVLEVHGHVRSARCTRCGRPHELPDLVARLQTGEQGPYCTCGGPIKPAVVLFGDPMPPVFEEAVAEAGRADLMVVVGSSLAVDPANSLPALAQRVVVNNLEPTWVDGRAVVRLPYRASRVWGAVRQRLMARRLL, encoded by the coding sequence ATGGCGACACCACTCGACGATGGGGCCTTCGAGCAGGCCGTCGATCGCCTCGTGGAGGCGATGGTCGAGGCGCGCCACTGCGTGGTGCTGACCGGGGCCGGCATCTCCACCGAGAGCGGCATCCCCGACTTCCGCAGCCCCGGTGTGGGCTTGTGGGAGCGCCTGGACCCGATGGAGGCCATGTCGGCGGCCGCCTTCTGGCGCGATCCCGTGCGCTTCTACCGGCTCGCCGCCGAGACGTGGCTGCCCCCGCTGTGGCAGGCCCGTCCCAACGTCGCCCACCGCGTGCTGGCCGAGCTCGAGCGAGAGGGCCTCGTGCGGGCCGTCATCACGCAGAACATCGACGGCCTGCATCAGCGGGCCGGCAGCCGCCGGGTGCTGGAGGTGCACGGCCACGTCCGCTCCGCCCGATGCACCCGTTGCGGACGTCCCCACGAGCTGCCCGACCTGGTGGCGCGCCTGCAGACGGGTGAGCAGGGCCCGTACTGCACGTGCGGGGGCCCCATCAAGCCAGCGGTGGTGCTCTTCGGCGACCCCATGCCCCCGGTCTTCGAGGAGGCCGTCGCCGAGGCGGGTCGGGCCGACCTGATGGTGGTGGTGGGCTCGAGCCTGGCCGTCGACCCCGCCAACAGCCTGCCCGCCCTCGCCCAGCGGGTCGTCGTCAACAACCTGGAGCCCACCTGGGTGGACGGCCGGGCAGTGGTACGGCTGCCTTACCGCGCGAGCCGGGTGTGGGGTGCGGTCCGCCAGCGGTTGATGGCCCGGCGGCTCCTGTAG
- the sigH gene encoding RNA polymerase sporulation sigma factor SigH, with product MGKPRATSSWTWRPRPGGPDFSSLPDEEVVQLAQAGNEDALEFLLIKYRKLVHAWSRPYFLQGAEDDDLLQEGMIGLYKAIRDFTPGASSFWAFARLCIVRNIISAIKGTTRQKHVPVNQYTSLHRPVYDMDGDRTLLEVLPNQRVDDPETLVIDRELLTQTQQYVKQVLSDFEYKVFRLYVNGLSYKEMAERLNTHTKSIDNALCRIKHKIERRYL from the coding sequence ATGGGGAAGCCCCGCGCGACGTCGTCATGGACGTGGCGGCCCAGACCGGGTGGGCCGGATTTCTCGTCATTGCCCGACGAAGAAGTGGTCCAGCTCGCTCAGGCCGGCAACGAGGACGCCCTGGAGTTCCTGCTCATCAAGTACCGCAAGCTGGTGCACGCCTGGAGTCGTCCCTACTTCCTGCAGGGGGCCGAGGACGACGACCTGCTGCAGGAGGGCATGATCGGGCTCTACAAGGCCATCCGGGACTTCACGCCCGGCGCCTCGTCCTTCTGGGCCTTCGCCAGGCTGTGCATCGTCCGCAACATCATCAGCGCCATCAAGGGCACGACCCGCCAGAAGCACGTCCCCGTCAACCAGTACACGTCCCTGCACCGGCCCGTCTACGACATGGATGGCGATCGCACGCTGCTCGAGGTGCTGCCCAACCAGCGCGTCGACGACCCCGAGACCCTCGTCATCGACCGGGAGCTGTTGACGCAGACCCAGCAATACGTCAAGCAGGTGTTGAGCGACTTCGAGTACAAGGTCTTCCGGCTGTACGTCAACGGGCTATCCTACAAGGAGATGGCCGAGCGGCTCAACACCCACACCAAGTCCATCGACAACGCCCTCTGTCGCATCAAGCACAAGATCGAGCGCCGCTACTTGTAG
- the speD gene encoding adenosylmethionine decarboxylase: protein MTQALGRHILCEAYGCDPAILDNQQLVQDIMVEAALRAGAEIREVTFHKFSPQGVSGVVVISESHLAIHTWPELGYAAIDVFTCGDSVNPWAACHYLTQAFKARSTEATEMRRGVMGADGTMGTEITRHPHTLTGHAEQPADVVEVR, encoded by the coding sequence ATGACGCAGGCGCTGGGGCGTCACATTCTGTGCGAGGCGTACGGGTGTGACCCGGCGATCCTGGACAACCAGCAGTTGGTTCAGGACATCATGGTCGAGGCGGCCCTGAGGGCCGGGGCCGAGATCCGGGAGGTCACGTTCCACAAGTTCAGCCCCCAGGGAGTGAGCGGGGTCGTGGTCATCTCGGAGTCCCACCTGGCCATCCACACCTGGCCCGAGCTCGGCTACGCCGCCATCGACGTCTTCACGTGCGGCGACTCGGTCAACCCGTGGGCGGCCTGCCACTACCTGACCCAGGCGTTCAAGGCCCGCAGCACCGAGGCCACCGAGATGCGGCGCGGCGTCATGGGAGCCGATGGCACCATGGGCACCGAGATCACCCGCCATCCGCACACGCTGACCGGCCACGCGGAGCAGCCGGCCGATGTGGTGGAAGTGAGGTGA
- a CDS encoding aminotransferase class I/II-fold pyridoxal phosphate-dependent enzyme — MSEPSFIAQAFPEIDPRAERVVLAAIRRLQQPAPPGVAGWAAVEEVAAHNTARVLAAFHQVGASEGFLAETTGYAYGDPGREALEQAWALVMGAEAALVRPQLVSGTHALTCALFGVLRPGDELVVATGLPYDTLWPVLGIEGQQAPGSLAEWGVRTRVVPLTQTGEVDLEALEASIGSRTRMVLVQRSRGYAWRPSLSIDAIAAVCEVAHRRGGCVVLVDNAYGEFVETREPCHVGADLVAGSLIKNPGGTLAPSGGYVAGSAELVAAAAARLTAPGLAAEVGPALGVSRWIWMGLFLAPRTVAEAVAGAMVAAAAFSAAGFAVSPTAEEPRTDTVQVVRAGRREAAMAIVRGIQRASALDARARPHPARLPGYRDPIVMAGGTFVQGSSSELSADLPLRPPYDVFLQGGVSRHHVALGVARALHELWSDGLLMDFAEP; from the coding sequence ATGAGCGAGCCGAGCTTCATCGCACAGGCCTTCCCGGAGATCGATCCGCGGGCCGAGCGGGTGGTGCTGGCGGCCATCCGACGGCTGCAGCAGCCGGCGCCGCCGGGCGTGGCGGGCTGGGCAGCCGTCGAGGAGGTGGCGGCTCACAACACGGCCCGGGTGCTGGCCGCCTTCCACCAGGTGGGGGCCTCCGAGGGCTTCCTGGCCGAGACGACGGGCTACGCGTACGGTGACCCCGGACGAGAGGCCCTGGAGCAGGCGTGGGCCCTGGTGATGGGAGCCGAGGCCGCACTGGTGCGGCCCCAGCTCGTCTCGGGCACCCACGCGCTGACCTGCGCGCTCTTCGGCGTGCTGCGCCCGGGCGACGAGCTGGTGGTTGCCACCGGGCTGCCGTACGACACCCTGTGGCCCGTGCTGGGCATCGAGGGCCAGCAGGCGCCAGGGTCCCTGGCCGAGTGGGGCGTGCGCACCCGGGTGGTACCGCTGACGCAGACGGGTGAGGTGGACCTGGAGGCACTGGAGGCCAGCATCGGGTCCCGGACCCGCATGGTGCTGGTGCAGCGCTCCCGGGGCTACGCGTGGCGCCCGTCGTTGAGCATCGACGCCATCGCCGCCGTCTGCGAGGTCGCGCACCGTCGCGGCGGCTGCGTGGTGCTGGTCGACAACGCCTACGGGGAGTTCGTGGAGACCCGGGAGCCGTGCCACGTCGGGGCCGATCTGGTCGCGGGCTCCCTCATCAAGAACCCGGGCGGCACCCTGGCTCCCAGCGGCGGCTACGTGGCCGGATCGGCGGAGCTGGTGGCGGCCGCCGCCGCTCGCCTGACGGCACCGGGGTTGGCGGCTGAGGTGGGACCGGCCCTGGGGGTCTCCCGGTGGATCTGGATGGGGCTCTTCCTCGCGCCCCGCACCGTCGCGGAGGCCGTGGCCGGGGCCATGGTGGCCGCGGCCGCCTTCTCGGCGGCGGGCTTCGCCGTGAGCCCCACGGCGGAGGAGCCCCGGACCGACACGGTGCAGGTGGTGCGGGCCGGACGACGGGAGGCGGCCATGGCCATCGTGCGGGGCATCCAGCGCGCCTCGGCGCTGGATGCGCGCGCCCGGCCGCACCCGGCTCGGCTACCGGGCTACCGGGACCCCATCGTCATGGCGGGCGGCACCTTCGTGCAAGGATCTTCCAGCGAGCTGTCGGCGGACCTGCCGCTGCGGCCCCCCTACGACGTCTTCCTGCAGGGGGGCGTCTCCCGGCATCACGTGGCCCTCGGGGTGGCCCGAGCCCTCCACGAGCTGTGGTCCGATGGTCTTTTGATGGATTTTGCCGAACCTTGA
- the trpA gene encoding tryptophan synthase subunit alpha, which yields MDGPFVTWAHTEGGRRLAAAFDRAREQGRAALVGYWMGGYPDAEASEAALLALARGGCDVLEVGLPFSDPVADGPVLQQAGAVALQAGAGFRRVLDVATVVQAAVPETPVVVMGYYNLFLQMELGTVAAELARRGLAGVIVPDLPVEEAGEMRAALAAHELAWVSLAAPTSGERLALLAEAGDGFIYAISHAGVTGVRQGVAPGARELVEGLRRHTGLPVALGFGVSGPQQAAAYRFADGVVVGSAFVLRWMEAPTRRDALREVEGLARALHEALVGR from the coding sequence ATGGACGGCCCCTTCGTGACGTGGGCGCACACCGAGGGCGGACGCCGGCTGGCCGCCGCCTTCGATCGGGCCCGCGAGCAGGGACGGGCGGCGCTGGTGGGGTACTGGATGGGCGGCTACCCCGACGCCGAGGCGTCGGAGGCGGCGCTGCTGGCCCTGGCACGGGGCGGATGCGACGTGCTGGAGGTCGGCTTGCCCTTCTCGGATCCGGTGGCGGACGGGCCCGTGCTGCAGCAGGCAGGTGCCGTGGCCCTGCAGGCCGGGGCCGGCTTTCGCCGGGTGCTGGACGTGGCCACGGTGGTGCAGGCGGCGGTGCCTGAGACGCCCGTGGTCGTCATGGGCTACTACAACCTCTTCCTGCAGATGGAGCTGGGCACCGTGGCAGCCGAGCTGGCCCGCCGTGGGCTGGCGGGCGTCATCGTGCCGGACCTGCCGGTGGAGGAGGCGGGCGAGATGCGAGCGGCGCTGGCGGCCCACGAGCTGGCGTGGGTCAGCCTGGCCGCCCCCACCAGCGGCGAACGTCTGGCTCTCCTGGCCGAGGCGGGCGACGGCTTCATCTACGCCATCAGCCATGCCGGGGTGACCGGCGTGCGCCAGGGGGTGGCCCCCGGGGCCCGCGAGCTGGTGGAGGGGCTGCGCCGGCACACCGGCCTCCCGGTGGCGCTGGGCTTCGGCGTCTCGGGCCCGCAGCAGGCGGCCGCTTACCGCTTCGCGGACGGCGTCGTGGTGGGCAGCGCCTTCGTCCTGCGGTGGATGGAGGCGCCCACCCGCCGCGACGCCCTTCGGGAGGTGGAGGGGCTGGCGCGGGCCCTGCACGAGGCACTGGTGGGGCGATGA
- the trpB gene encoding tryptophan synthase subunit beta, with translation MLHRPEPLAGRRGPEPPLDGVPDPRGYFGGFGGRFVPETLMAPLEELTRAYEQARQDPAFWEELGQLQAHYAGRPTPLYRADRLSRHAGGARIYLKREDLAHTGAHKINNALGQALLARRMGKRRLIAETGAGQHGVATATVAARFGMACTVFMGAEDMERQHLNVVRMRMLGAEVRPVTIGSATLKEATDEAIRDWVATVADSHYVIGSAVGPHPYPVMVGDFQSVIGQESRRQILAAEGRLPDWVVACVGGGSNAIGIFRGFVRDDGVGLLGVEAGGRGEAPGQHAASLSRGRLGVLHGSKSLLLQDAEGQVAPTHSISAGLDYPGVGPEHAYLKAVGRARYVTVEDERALEAFGLLARLEGILPAMESAHAIAAAVELAGRLPADAIVLVNLSGRGDKDVEHVARHLEGGRGAWTAPS, from the coding sequence ATGCTCCATCGGCCTGAGCCCCTGGCCGGCAGGCGGGGGCCCGAGCCGCCCCTGGACGGGGTGCCCGATCCTCGTGGCTACTTCGGGGGGTTCGGGGGGCGGTTCGTGCCGGAGACCCTGATGGCGCCCCTGGAGGAGCTGACCCGGGCCTACGAGCAGGCCCGGCAGGATCCAGCCTTCTGGGAGGAGCTCGGGCAGCTGCAAGCGCACTACGCAGGGCGGCCGACCCCCCTGTACCGGGCGGATCGGCTCAGCCGCCACGCCGGAGGGGCTCGCATCTACCTCAAGCGGGAGGACCTGGCCCACACGGGCGCTCATAAGATCAACAACGCGCTCGGCCAGGCCCTGCTGGCCCGCCGCATGGGCAAGCGCCGCCTCATCGCCGAGACGGGTGCCGGCCAGCACGGGGTGGCCACCGCGACCGTGGCGGCCCGCTTCGGCATGGCGTGCACGGTCTTCATGGGCGCCGAGGACATGGAGCGCCAGCACCTCAACGTCGTGCGCATGCGGATGCTGGGAGCAGAGGTGCGTCCGGTGACCATCGGCAGCGCCACCCTCAAGGAGGCCACCGACGAGGCCATCCGGGATTGGGTCGCCACCGTCGCCGACTCGCACTACGTCATCGGCTCCGCCGTCGGTCCCCATCCCTATCCGGTCATGGTGGGCGACTTCCAGTCGGTCATCGGCCAGGAGAGCCGGCGCCAGATCTTGGCGGCCGAGGGGCGATTGCCCGACTGGGTGGTGGCCTGCGTGGGAGGGGGGAGCAACGCCATCGGCATCTTCCGGGGCTTCGTGCGAGATGACGGCGTGGGCCTGCTGGGCGTGGAGGCGGGGGGCCGGGGGGAGGCCCCCGGCCAGCACGCCGCGAGCCTGAGCCGGGGCCGACTCGGCGTGCTCCACGGCTCCAAGAGCCTGCTGCTCCAGGATGCCGAGGGCCAGGTGGCGCCGACCCACTCCATCTCGGCGGGCCTCGACTACCCCGGCGTGGGGCCGGAGCACGCCTACCTCAAAGCGGTGGGACGGGCCCGCTACGTCACGGTGGAGGACGAGAGGGCGCTGGAGGCCTTCGGGCTCCTCGCCCGATTGGAGGGCATCCTGCCCGCCATGGAGAGCGCCCACGCCATCGCTGCCGCTGTGGAGCTGGCCGGTCGCCTGCCCGCCGACGCCATCGTGCTGGTCAATCTATCGGGACGGGGCGACAAGGACGTGGAGCACGTGGCCCGTCACCTGGAGGGGGGACGCGGAGCATGGACGGCCCCTTCGTGA
- a CDS encoding phosphoribosylanthranilate isomerase, which translates to MSRRPRVWVKVCGLTRPSDVEAALRAGVDAVGVVLTRRSPRCVTPEQAAVLVEVARRAAAEAGRVGVVTVGVFSGEDDVTILDRARRSGVDAVQLHGGESDETQARLSAEGYAVIRTLWPSAPGPGAAPDVPVPPWAVLLDSRTPSQAGGTGRRLDPAVAASWVGRLREAGLRVILAGGLSADHVAGIVDRVRPWGVDVSSGVEVPGRPGVKDPEAVRAFVRAVRAWEDEADAPSA; encoded by the coding sequence ATGAGTCGCCGACCGAGGGTCTGGGTGAAGGTGTGCGGCCTCACACGCCCCTCCGACGTCGAGGCGGCGCTCCGGGCGGGCGTCGACGCCGTCGGCGTGGTCCTGACGAGGCGCAGCCCTCGGTGCGTCACGCCCGAGCAGGCCGCCGTGCTGGTCGAGGTGGCCCGGCGTGCCGCGGCCGAGGCCGGCCGGGTCGGAGTGGTGACCGTGGGGGTCTTCAGCGGCGAGGACGACGTCACCATCCTGGATCGAGCGCGGCGGAGCGGGGTCGACGCCGTCCAGCTCCACGGAGGCGAGAGCGACGAGACCCAGGCGCGCCTCTCCGCCGAGGGCTACGCCGTCATCCGGACGCTGTGGCCCTCGGCTCCCGGCCCGGGGGCCGCGCCCGATGTGCCCGTGCCACCCTGGGCCGTCCTGCTCGACAGCCGCACGCCCTCGCAGGCGGGAGGCACGGGTCGGCGCTTGGATCCGGCCGTTGCGGCGTCGTGGGTGGGCCGTCTTCGGGAGGCCGGCCTTCGTGTCATCCTGGCAGGAGGGCTGTCGGCCGACCACGTAGCCGGCATCGTCGACCGGGTCCGCCCGTGGGGCGTCGACGTCAGCTCCGGCGTCGAGGTGCCGGGCCGGCCCGGCGTCAAGGACCCCGAGGCCGTCCGGGCCTTCGTCCGGGCGGTGCGGGCATGGGAGGATGAAGCGGATGCTCCATCGGCCTGA
- a CDS encoding indole-3-glycerol phosphate synthase TrpC gives MSGATGSPGGRLGQMVEHQRQRRELFRAMLRRLEHEPTPLRPAHGLREALEAARDGIGGRLPLIAEVKRRSPSAGAIAVDRDAVAQAARYAAGGAAAISVLANETFFGGSPDDVRAVAASPAVGLPVLFKDIVVWPEQIELARRCGASAVLLIMAALATDEVEALMARAREAGLEVVVEVHDEGELERALSLPGVRIVGVNNRDLRTFAVDTSRARTLLRRVPPGVLRLAESGYRTPADLAEAWAAGADAVLVGEALMRAPDPEALLAEVRRLRAASPSGARTAADPAS, from the coding sequence ATGAGCGGCGCGACCGGCTCACCGGGCGGACGGCTGGGCCAGATGGTCGAGCACCAGCGTCAGCGGCGGGAGCTGTTTCGCGCCATGCTGCGGCGGCTGGAGCACGAGCCCACCCCGCTACGACCGGCTCACGGGCTTCGCGAGGCGCTGGAGGCCGCCCGAGACGGCATCGGCGGGCGGCTCCCCCTCATCGCCGAGGTGAAGCGCCGCTCGCCCTCGGCCGGCGCCATCGCCGTCGACCGGGACGCCGTGGCCCAGGCCGCCCGCTACGCCGCCGGCGGGGCGGCGGCCATCTCGGTGCTGGCCAACGAGACGTTCTTCGGGGGCAGCCCCGACGACGTCCGGGCTGTCGCCGCCTCGCCAGCGGTGGGGCTGCCCGTGCTCTTCAAGGACATCGTCGTCTGGCCCGAGCAGATCGAGCTGGCGCGACGCTGCGGCGCCTCGGCCGTGCTGCTCATCATGGCCGCGCTGGCGACCGACGAGGTCGAGGCGCTCATGGCCCGCGCCCGGGAGGCCGGGCTCGAGGTCGTCGTCGAGGTACACGACGAGGGGGAGCTGGAGCGGGCGCTATCGCTGCCGGGCGTGCGGATCGTGGGGGTCAACAACCGGGACCTGCGCACCTTCGCCGTCGACACGAGCCGCGCCCGCACGCTCCTGCGCCGGGTGCCGCCGGGGGTGCTCCGCCTGGCGGAGAGCGGCTATCGTACCCCGGCCGACCTCGCGGAGGCCTGGGCGGCGGGCGCCGACGCGGTGCTGGTGGGCGAGGCCCTGATGCGAGCGCCGGATCCCGAGGCGTTGCTGGCCGAGGTGAGGAGGCTGCGGGCAGCCTCACCGTCCGGGGCACGGACGGCCGCAGATCCGGCGTCATGA